In Acropora muricata isolate sample 2 chromosome 11, ASM3666990v1, whole genome shotgun sequence, one DNA window encodes the following:
- the LOC136890611 gene encoding uncharacterized protein — protein MKPSEVTAMNSQQVWRTIYGKQSSSVNYKFKVGDQVKISKLKRVFEKSYLPNWSEETFTVAQRIARDPPVYKLKELDGELIKGTFYETELQKVIEPKDHLFRVKKVLRRRGKGGQAEVLVHWKGWPKKYDSWIPARQLVSLK, from the coding sequence ATGAAACCCTCAGAAGTAACAGCTATGAATTCCCAGCAAGTGTGGCGTACCATATATGGTAAGCAAAGTTCTTCGGTCAACTATAAATTCAAGGTTGGCGACCAAGTCAAAATCAGTAAGCTCAAGCGTGTATTTGAGAAATCATACTTACCTAACTGGAGCGAGGAGACGTTTACAGTGGCACAGAGAATAGCAAGGGATCCTCCTGTCTATAAGTTGAAAGAACTCGACGGGGAACTGATTAAAGGCACCTTTTACGAGACCGAGTTGCAAAAAGTAATCGAGCCAAAGGACCATTTATTCCGTGTAAAAAAAGTTCTTCGTCGTCGGGGTAAAGGAGGACAAGCTGAAGTTTTGGTTCATTGGAAAGGTTGGCCGAAGAAATACGATAGTTGGATTCCTGCCCGTCAATTGGTGTCTCTAAAATGA
- the LOC136890778 gene encoding uncharacterized protein F54H12.2-like → MAAAAHPLSVPGENTSLHIFNVPVTDVSIVSSKWVDYEPVQTGTNPIEFVIKPLADYIDINKTELRMVLKITNRDGTPTGDGKKYTLINNALHSIVKQFTIEINETLVTEQSDTQAYNAYIKTILNFTEQAKKSYLTKALYYKDTAGHMDEVDNTAENNVGLNKRGVFTNNGTEVGLVGVPLCDIFNMDKLLLDGLKIKVKVDLNSDAFVLMGGETPNNCKLQIMSSTLCVRTVRVADSTKLEHLHIMQGQKGRAALPAVYTLTRTPTHAKIIPRGVLNHTETDLFNGLIPQCLIFGMVRNDAYNGNLARNPFNFQLFDVQGVRLTVNGEEMPYSALDLTGGKKIDGYNTLFSGSGEMNCGHGLDIDREDWEQGYGLFRFDLTPAGSGHPDHLIPHRSGNVNLYLKFGTETGTVLNLIVYAEFQNQLEIDRNRHVVYDLSQGS, encoded by the coding sequence ATGGCTGCAGCAGCACACCCTCTCTCTGTTCCTGGTGAGAATACTAGTCTACATATTTTTAACGTACCTGTAACGGATGTATCGATTGTCAGTAGCAAGTGGGTGGATTACGAACCAGTGCAAACGGGAACCAACCCCATTGAGTTTGTCATCAAACCCCTGGCAGACTACATTGACATCAACAAAACGGAGTTACGAATGGTGCTGAAAATAACCAATAGAGACGGAACTCCTACAGGCGATGGCAAGAAGTACACTCTGATCAACAACGCCCTTCACTCTATCGTTAAACAGTTTACTATCGAGATTAACGAGACACTCGTGACAGAACAATCAGACACTCAAGCTTACAATGCCTACATCAAAACCATACTAAATTTTACAGAGCAGGCCAAAAAATCTTACTTAACAAAAGCGCTGTACTACAAAGACACAGCTGGACATATGGATGAAGTGGATAATACTGCCGAAAATAATGTCGGTCTGAACAAAAGGGGTGtattcacaaacaatggaaCTGAAGTGGGACTAGTTGGGGTACCCCTATGCGACATCTTCAACATGGACAAGTTATTGTTAGATGGTCTAAAGATCAAGGTAAAAGTGGACCTGAACAGTGATGCTTTCGTTCTCATGGGAGGTGAGACACCAAACAATTGCAAGTTACAAATCATGTCAAGCACTCTCTGTGTACGTACCGTCCGTGTAGCAGACAGCACGAAGTTGGAACATTTGCATATAATGCAGGGTCAAAAAGGTCGCGCTGCCCTCCCAGCAGTTTACACTTTGACCAGAACCCCAACACATGCAAAGATCATTCCACGAGGGGTATTAAACCACACGGAGACAGATCTTTTCAATGGTCTTATTCCTCAATGCCTTATTTTCGGGATGGTGCGAAACGATGCGTACAACGGAAACCTGGCACGAAaccctttcaattttcaactgtttgacGTACAAGGAGTTCGTCTAACTGTGAATGGAGAAGAAATGCCGTACTCGGCTCTAGACCTGACAGGCGGCAAAAAGATCGATGGATATAACACCTTATTTTCTGGCAGCGGAGAAATGAACTGCGGGCATGGTCTGGACATTGACAGAGAAGATTGGGAACAGGGATACGGTTTGTTCCGTTTCGACTTGACGCCAGCCGGAAGCGGTCATCCTGATCATCTGATACCCCATCGCTCGGGCAATGTCAATCTGTACCTTAAATTTGGTACTGAAACAGGCACAGTTCTCAATTTAATCGTGTACGCGGAATTCCAGAATCAGTTGGAGATTGATCGCAACAGACATGTGGTCTACGATTTGTCACAAGGCTCTTAA